The following proteins are co-located in the Parafannyhessea umbonata genome:
- a CDS encoding alpha/beta hydrolase: protein MEQLKLTQEWDKVFPKSDMVGHRKVTFHNRYGITLAADVYVPKNAEGKLPAIAVSGPFGAVKEQSSGLYAQKMAELGFYTLAFDPSYTGESGGTPRYVASPDINTEDFCAAVDFLSVQENVDPERIGIIGICGWGGMAINAAAIDTRIKATAAMTMYDMTRVTANGYFDAEDSEQARFEKRKALSAQRTEDYRNGSYALAGGVVDPLPEDAPQFVKDYYAYYKTPRGYHPRSLNSNGGWNVTSSLSFLNMPLLQYSSEIRSAVLLVHGEKAHSRYFSETAYGKLTGDNKELLIIPGASHTDLYDQVDIIPFEKLKAFFGEYLK from the coding sequence ATGGAGCAGTTGAAACTGACGCAGGAATGGGACAAGGTGTTCCCTAAAAGCGATATGGTGGGGCACCGCAAGGTGACCTTCCATAACCGATACGGCATCACGCTGGCGGCTGATGTGTACGTGCCGAAGAACGCGGAAGGCAAGCTGCCCGCAATCGCCGTCAGCGGTCCGTTTGGCGCGGTGAAGGAGCAATCGTCCGGCCTTTATGCGCAGAAGATGGCGGAACTGGGCTTTTACACGCTTGCCTTCGACCCGTCCTATACCGGGGAGAGCGGCGGCACGCCCCGCTATGTGGCATCGCCGGACATCAACACCGAGGACTTCTGCGCGGCGGTGGACTTCCTTTCGGTACAGGAAAACGTCGATCCGGAGCGCATCGGCATCATCGGCATCTGCGGTTGGGGCGGCATGGCAATCAACGCCGCAGCCATCGACACCCGCATCAAGGCTACTGCTGCTATGACGATGTACGACATGACCCGCGTGACCGCCAACGGCTACTTCGACGCCGAGGACTCCGAACAGGCGCGCTTCGAGAAGCGTAAGGCGCTGAGCGCGCAGCGCACCGAGGACTATAGAAACGGCAGTTATGCGCTGGCGGGCGGCGTGGTCGATCCGCTGCCGGAGGACGCGCCGCAGTTCGTGAAGGACTATTACGCCTACTACAAGACTCCGCGAGGTTACCATCCCCGCAGCCTGAACTCCAACGGTGGCTGGAATGTGACGTCTTCGCTGTCCTTTTTGAATATGCCGCTTTTGCAATACAGCAGCGAGATCCGCTCCGCCGTGTTGCTGGTGCACGGCGAGAAGGCGCACTCCCGCTATTTCAGCGAGACCGCGTACGGCAAGCTGACCGGGGACAACAAGGAACTGCTCATCATCCCCGGTGCCAGCCACACCGACCTCTACGATCAGGTGGATATCATTCCGTTTGAAAAGCTGAAAGCGTTCTT